Genomic DNA from Mycobacterium stomatepiae:
CAGCGCCGGCATCTCGGGCCGGCGCAACACGAACGCCTCGGCGCCCAGATCCATCGGCCGTCCGCCGAGCTGCTCGGTGCGCAAGATGCCGCCGAGCCGATCATCCGGCTCGAACAGCGTGATGGTGGCGTCGTCGCCGGCCGCCTGACGCAGCCGGTAGGCCGCGGTCAGGCCGGAAATCCCGCCGCCCACAACGCAATACGACCGCGGGGTCATAGCGAATGGACCAGCGACACCAGGTCGGTCAGCACACCGGGGTCCGTCTCGGGCAACACTCCATGGCCCAGATTGAAGACGTGTCCCGCCGCACCGGCGTCGACGGCACGGCGGCCGTCGTCGACGACGGCGCGCGCCGCGCGTTCCACCACCGGCCAGCCCGCCAACAACACCACCGGATCGAGATTGCCCTGCAGCGCCGTGCCGGGCCGCACCCGGGCCGCGGCATCGGTGAGCGATGTTCGCCAATCCACCCCGACGACCGTCGGGCCCGCTTCGCCCATCGCACCCAGCAATTCGGCCGTCCCGACCCCGAAATGTGTCATCGGAACGCCGTATTCGGCCAGCGTCGCGAACACCCGGCTGCTGTGCGGCAGCACATATTGGCGGTAGTCGGCCAGCGACAGCGTGCCCGCCCACGAGTCGAACAGCTGGATGGCGTCGACCCCGGCGCCGATCTGGGCGCGCAGGAATTCGACGGTGAGATCGGCCAGCTTCGACATCAGCGCGTGCCAGCTGGCCGGCTCAGCCAGCATCATCGCCTTGGTGCGGGCGTGGTTGCGGCTGGGGCCGCCCTCGACCAGATAGGACGCCAGCGTGAAAGGCGCACCGGCAAAACCGATCAGTGGCACCTTGCCCAGCGCGTCGACCAGCAGCGAAACCGCCTGACAGATCGGCTGAATGGCTTGTGGTTCAAGGGGTTTCATCGCTTCGATATCTGCGTCGGTGCGGATCGGATGCGCGATCACGGGTCCGACGTCGGGCACGATGTCCAAGTCGATGCCCGCGGCGCGCAGCGGAACCACGATGTCGGAGAACAAGATCGCGGCGTCGACGTCGTGGCGCCGGATCGGCTGCAGGGTGATCTCGCAGACCATCTCGGGCTGCAAGCACGCCGCCAGCATGCTGGTGCGTTCACGCAGCGCGCGGTACTCGGGCAGCGAGCGCCCGGCCTGCCGCATGAACCACACCGGCACCCGGTGCGGCTTGCGGCCGGTGACGGCGGCCAGGTGGGGCGACTCGGGAAGTTCGCGACGGGTACTCATCGGAGTCAATGCTGCCACGGGCGCTCGGGCGGCGACCCTGCAGCAGTGGCGCCGCTGCGTAACATCAACCCGGTGTCAGTCGCACCGATCTCCGTCAACTACGACGAATTCCCCAGCCTGCGCTTCGAACACGGCGACGAAACCGGTTTAGCAGGCGTCCTCACGGTGGTTCTCGATGCGCCCGGGCTGAACTCGGTCGGGCCACAATTGCACCGCGACCTCGCCGACGTTTGGCCGGCCATCAATCGCGATCCGGACGTGCGCGCCGTCCTGATCCGTGGTGAGGGCAAGGCGTTTTCGTCCGGTGGCAGCTTCGAGCTGATCGACGAGACCATCAACGACTACGAAGGCCGAATCCGCATCATGCGTGAGGCCCGCGACCTGGTGCTCAACATCGTCAACTTCGACAAGCCGCTGGTCTCGGCGATCCGGGGACCCGCCGTCGGCGCCGGCCTGGTGGTGGCGTTGCTCTCCGACATCTCGGTGGCCGGACGGAGCGCCAGGATCATCGACGGGCACACCAAGCTCGGGGTGGCGGCCGGCGACCACGCCGCGATCTGCTGGCCGCTGCTGGTCGGCATGGCCAAGGCCAAGTACTACCTGCTCACCTGCGACACCCTGCTCGGCGAGGAAGCCGAGCGCATCGGCCTGGTCTCGCTCTGTGTCGACGACGACGAGGTGCTGGCGCGGGCATCGCAGGTCGCCAACGACCTGGCGCAGGGTGCCCAGAACGCGATCCGGTGGACCAAACACAGCCTCAACTACTGGTATCGCATGTTCGCGCCCGCCTTCGAGACGTCTCTGGGCCTGGAATTCTTGGGTTTCAGCGGCCCCGACGTGCAGGAAGGGCTAGCGGCCCACCGCGAGAAACGACCGGCCCGATTCAACGGCTGAACACCGCTTGAGAAGGCTAAACAGCGAATGAATACGTCTTGACACAACCCGGTAACAGCTTGGTCGCGACGGGTTTGGAAACCGGCGCGCCTGTCGCGGCGTGTCGCGCGATAGGTCTAGCGTCGGACGCTGTGACCCGCGCATACGACGATGCGGAGCGGGAGCGACGAGAAGGAGTGGCGCCAGTGACCTCAGTCGAACCGGCCCCATTCCGCGAGGCGGTGGCGGCCATGAACGCCGTCAGCGCCCGGCCGGAGATCGAGCTGGGCCCGATCCGTCCGCCACAGCGCCTCGCGCCCTTCAGCTACGCGCTTGGAGCCGAGGTGAAGCACCCCGACCTCGAGATCGTCCCCGAGCGGTCGGAGGGCGACGCGTTCGGCCGGCTGATCCTGCTTTACGACCCCGACGGCGCCGACGCGTGGGACGGCACCACCCGCCTGGTCGCCTACATCCAGGCCGACCTCGACTCCAGCGAGGCCGTCGATCCCCTGCTGCCCGAAGTGGCGTGGAGTTGGCTGGTCGACGCCCTGGAGACGCGGACCGACCAGGTCACGGCGCTGGGCGGCACGGTCACCGCCACCACCTCGGTGCGCTACGGCGACATCTCCGGCCCGCCGCGCGCCCATCAGCTTGAGCTGCGGGCATCGTGGACGGCGACCACGCCCGCTGTCGGCGGGCATGTCGAGGCATTTTGCGAGGTGCTGGAGCACGCCGCGGGCCTGCCCCCCGCCGGGGTCACCGACCTGAGTTCGCGGTCACGCGCCTGACATGGGTGAACCGGCGGACCGCAGGCCCGACGGCACCGCGCCCGATAGCAGCGCGCCGGAGTCCACCCCGCTGCTGCACCCGGCCGAGGGCATACCCGACCTGTCGGTGACGGTCCACCAGATCGCGGACGCCGCGCAATTCCTCGCCGGCGGGCATGGGCCGTTCGCGGTGGACGCCGAGCGGGCGTCGGGTTTCCGCTACTCCAACCGGGCCTACCTGATCCAGATCCGGCGGGCCGGAGCCGGCACCGTGCTCATCGACCCGGTCAGCCACGGCGCCGATCCCCTGACCGCGCTGCGGCCCGTCGCCGAGGTGCTTGGCACCGATGAATGGATCCTGCACGCGGCTGATCAGGATCTGCCCTGCCTGGCCGAGGTCGGCATGCACCCGCCCGCGCTCTATGACACCGAGCTCGCCGGGCGCCTGGCCGGCTTCGAGCGGGTGAACCTCGCGGCGATGACCGAACGGCTGCTGGGCCAAGGTCTGGTCAAGGGCCACGGCGCGGCCGACTGGTCCAAGCGGCCGCTGCCCACCGAGTGGCTCAACTACGCGGCGCTCGACGTGGAACTGCTGGTCGAACTGCGCGCGGCGATCTCCGCGGAGCTGGCCGAGCAAGGCAAAACCGATTGGGCCGCAGAGGAATTCGATTATCTGCGCAGTGCGGGCAGCCGGGAGGCCACGCCGCGGCGGGACCGCTGGCGGCGCACGTCGGGCATCCATCGGGTACGCGACCGCCGCGGTCTGGCCGCGGTGCGCGAACTGTGGACCACCCGCGACAACATCGCCCAGCGCCGCGACATCGCGCCGCGGCGCATCCTGCCGGATTCGGCCATCATCGAGGCCGCGATCGCCAATCCGAAGACGGTCGAAGACCTGGTCGCGTTGCCGGTGTTCGGCGGGCGCAACCAGCGCCGCAGCGCGGCAACGTGGTTGAGCGCGCTGGAAGCCGCCCGCGAGAGTCAGGACCAACCGGAAGACGCCGAGCCCGCGAACGGGCCGCCCCCGCCGGCGCGGTGGAGCAGACGCAAACCGGAGGCGGCCGCGCGGCTGGAGGCGGCCCGGGCCGGGCTATCGGAACTGTCGGAGCGGCTGAAGATTCCGACCGAGAACCTGGTCTCGCCCGACCTGGTGCGGCGTCTGTGCTGGGACTGGGCCGACGCGCCGGACCCGGTCGAGGCCGTCGAACAGTTCTTGTGCGCCGGCCAGGCACGGGCCTGGCAGCGCGCGCTCGTCGATCCCGTGCTGGCGACGGCGCTGCAGCCGCCGCCCAAGGCCTAGGACAGCTGAGCGCGCTACGGGGCACTGGCGATCATGCGGCGCTCAGCCTGATAGGAACCTGTGGAAACCATATTGACTGCGGTAGAAATTCGTGCGGACCGGAAAAATTGGTGCGCTGGGCCTGGTCGAATCGCTGTTAGGCTCACGATAAGACACGATTCCCAGCGCCGAGAAGGATTCTTGAAATGGCCGTTGCAGCATCAGAAATTGGCGGCCTGGTGGGGAGTCTAGCCGGAATCGGCAGGAATATCGCCGCCAAAGATTGGATTGCCACGGGTATCGGCTCCGGCGCATTCGGGATGGAAACCACCAAAGTCATCGTCAAAGGCATCGCCGAGCGAAGAATAAAAGCTGAGATAGAGCGTGGCCTTCAGGAGCGAAGCAATCCCTGGGCGGCAGAGGTGCCGATTATCGAGTGGGGCATCGTCGCCGTCACGGTCTTCGAATACTGCCTCGGTCTCGGTGATGCCACCCAAGGAGTCGAATTCGAGAACGGCCGTTCGAAGCTCGACCTGCCCAAAAGGGACCTGGAGTCGGCCATCCCGGACAGCAGATGGCAGGGCGCCGCGTCGGAGGAGTACGCCAAGGACAACCAGGCCCAGTTGAATCGCGTAGTGCTGATGCAAAATCAAGATACGGCCATGATGGACGCCCTCGCCGCCGAAGTCGCTCAGCTCACCGAAATACGCCGCGCCGTCGCGGGAATAAAGGACGGGCTCACCGGATGCATCTTCGTTGCACTCTTGATCAAAACGTATGGCAGCGAGGCCTCGTCGTTGGTCTTTCAGAAAGTGGTCACCCTGGCCGCGATCGGTGCGACCGTGAGCGCTATCGGCTATATTGAATTTTATTCGGGCACCGAGATCAGACCCAAGGTAAAGAAGGTCGTCGAGGAATACGAGAAAATTATCGCCGAAATGACCAATTACCTGTCAGCTTCTCCCATCGCATCCACTGCCGGCACGGCGCCGGCGAAAGGTTCCACAGTCTCCAGTTTTTCCACCGGGCCCGGCGCGGTCGACATGCCGGACACGTCCGCGTCAGCCGGCGTGGCCACACCGACGGTCGTTTCCCGCCCGAGCCGGCCGATCCGCGCGCCGGGCCAACCGGCGAGCG
This window encodes:
- a CDS encoding DUF3000 domain-containing protein yields the protein MTRAYDDAERERREGVAPVTSVEPAPFREAVAAMNAVSARPEIELGPIRPPQRLAPFSYALGAEVKHPDLEIVPERSEGDAFGRLILLYDPDGADAWDGTTRLVAYIQADLDSSEAVDPLLPEVAWSWLVDALETRTDQVTALGGTVTATTSVRYGDISGPPRAHQLELRASWTATTPAVGGHVEAFCEVLEHAAGLPPAGVTDLSSRSRA
- the hemE gene encoding uroporphyrinogen decarboxylase, which codes for MSTRRELPESPHLAAVTGRKPHRVPVWFMRQAGRSLPEYRALRERTSMLAACLQPEMVCEITLQPIRRHDVDAAILFSDIVVPLRAAGIDLDIVPDVGPVIAHPIRTDADIEAMKPLEPQAIQPICQAVSLLVDALGKVPLIGFAGAPFTLASYLVEGGPSRNHARTKAMMLAEPASWHALMSKLADLTVEFLRAQIGAGVDAIQLFDSWAGTLSLADYRQYVLPHSSRVFATLAEYGVPMTHFGVGTAELLGAMGEAGPTVVGVDWRTSLTDAAARVRPGTALQGNLDPVVLLAGWPVVERAARAVVDDGRRAVDAGAAGHVFNLGHGVLPETDPGVLTDLVSLVHSL
- a CDS encoding enoyl-CoA hydratase/isomerase family protein; this translates as MSVNYDEFPSLRFEHGDETGLAGVLTVVLDAPGLNSVGPQLHRDLADVWPAINRDPDVRAVLIRGEGKAFSSGGSFELIDETINDYEGRIRIMREARDLVLNIVNFDKPLVSAIRGPAVGAGLVVALLSDISVAGRSARIIDGHTKLGVAAGDHAAICWPLLVGMAKAKYYLLTCDTLLGEEAERIGLVSLCVDDDEVLARASQVANDLAQGAQNAIRWTKHSLNYWYRMFAPAFETSLGLEFLGFSGPDVQEGLAAHREKRPARFNG
- a CDS encoding HRDC domain-containing protein, giving the protein MGEPADRRPDGTAPDSSAPESTPLLHPAEGIPDLSVTVHQIADAAQFLAGGHGPFAVDAERASGFRYSNRAYLIQIRRAGAGTVLIDPVSHGADPLTALRPVAEVLGTDEWILHAADQDLPCLAEVGMHPPALYDTELAGRLAGFERVNLAAMTERLLGQGLVKGHGAADWSKRPLPTEWLNYAALDVELLVELRAAISAELAEQGKTDWAAEEFDYLRSAGSREATPRRDRWRRTSGIHRVRDRRGLAAVRELWTTRDNIAQRRDIAPRRILPDSAIIEAAIANPKTVEDLVALPVFGGRNQRRSAATWLSALEAARESQDQPEDAEPANGPPPPARWSRRKPEAAARLEAARAGLSELSERLKIPTENLVSPDLVRRLCWDWADAPDPVEAVEQFLCAGQARAWQRALVDPVLATALQPPPKA
- a CDS encoding EspA/EspE family type VII secretion system effector gives rise to the protein MAVAASEIGGLVGSLAGIGRNIAAKDWIATGIGSGAFGMETTKVIVKGIAERRIKAEIERGLQERSNPWAAEVPIIEWGIVAVTVFEYCLGLGDATQGVEFENGRSKLDLPKRDLESAIPDSRWQGAASEEYAKDNQAQLNRVVLMQNQDTAMMDALAAEVAQLTEIRRAVAGIKDGLTGCIFVALLIKTYGSEASSLVFQKVVTLAAIGATVSAIGYIEFYSGTEIRPKVKKVVEEYEKIIAEMTNYLSASPIASTAGTAPAKGSTVSSFSTGPGAVDMPDTSASAGVATPTVVSRPSRPIRAPGQPASDQPASIQPTEDPTRAEAPGQTSPLPNRVAPQSAGTARQRKAREQAEPAEAAPGETTRSEGAAAGTEAVARTPAELAEPGAEQASGPSRPLAN